From Carassius auratus strain Wakin chromosome 22, ASM336829v1, whole genome shotgun sequence, a single genomic window includes:
- the LOC113039313 gene encoding SLAM family member 9-like, with product MVDRFVLSCLCCCCLVGVLADSNAVKSVPVTEGDSVTLNPDLSVKQSDNLIMWNFKTNGYLIAKITTNHTSIIDDVLDGIFRDRLKLDHQTGSLTITNTRTEHTGVYQVTISSKTKSVYRFNVTVYARLPVPVIISDSPQNSSSSSSSSSSQQNCSLLCSVVNVGHVTLSWYKGNSLLSSISVSDLNNSLSLRLGCLDDSYSCVVSNPINNRTKYVNVTDLCRPCSDCAFCCHASEALVRLALSVVVGVATVAIVFYDIITSRKGVNERHHDLQYKTAS from the exons ATGGTCGACCGATTCGTTTTGTCCTGTTTGTGCTGTTGCTGTCTGGTTG GTGTGCTTGCTGATTCAAACGCGGTGAAGTCGGTGccagtgacggagggagattcagtcactctaaaccCTGATCTTAGCGTTAAACAATCTGACAATCTGATCATGTGGAACTTTAAAACTAATGGGTATCTTATTGCAAAAATCACCACCAACCATACCTCGATAATAGATGATGTTCTTGACgggatattcagagacagactgaagctggatcatcaaactggatctctgaccatcacaaataccagaactgaacacactggagttTATCAAGTAACCATCAGCAGCAAGACAAAGTCTGTTTATAGATTTAatgttactgtctatg CTCGTCTCCCCGTTCCTGTCATTATAAGTGACTCCCCACaaaattcatcatcatcatcttcatcatcatcatcacagcagaattgttcattgttgtgttcagtggtgaatgtgggtcatgtgactctctcctggtacaaaggaaacagtttattgtccagcatcagtgtgtctgatctcaacAACAGTCTGTCTTTACGTCTGGGGTGTCTGGATGATTCCTACAGCTGTGTGGTGAGCAATCCCATCAACAACCGGACTAAATATGTCAACGTCACTGATCTCTGTCGGCCATGTTCAG ATTGTGCCTTCTGTTGTCATGCTTCTGAAGCTCTCGTCCGATTGGCTCTCTCCGTtgtggtgggcgtggctactgtcgCTATTGTAttttatgacatcatcacatCCAGGAAAGGTGTAAACGAGAGACATCATGACTTACAATATAAAACAGCTTCATGA